One genomic window of Cupriavidus malaysiensis includes the following:
- a CDS encoding AAA family ATPase: MSQTANATPSQQARFEGSDQYVATDDLKLAVNAARTLQRPLLIKGEPGTGKTMLAEEVAAALGMPLLQWHIKSTTKAQQGLYEYDAVSRLRDSQLGDDRVHDIRNYIVKGVLWQAFESDQQVVLLIDEIDKADIEFPNDLLRELDRMEFYVYETRELVRARQRPLVIITSNNEKELPDAFLRRCFFHYIKFPDADTMQRIVDVHYPGIKRELVTAALQSFYDMRNLPGLKKKPSTSELIDWLKLLMAEDIPPEALHSPDKKAAIPPLHGALLKNEQDVHLFERLVFMNRANR; encoded by the coding sequence ATGAGCCAAACCGCCAACGCCACCCCGTCACAGCAGGCCCGCTTCGAGGGCAGTGACCAATATGTCGCCACCGATGACCTCAAGCTGGCCGTCAATGCCGCCCGCACGCTGCAGCGCCCGCTGCTGATCAAGGGCGAGCCCGGCACCGGCAAGACGATGCTGGCCGAGGAAGTGGCCGCGGCGCTCGGCATGCCGCTGCTGCAGTGGCACATCAAGTCGACCACCAAGGCGCAGCAGGGCCTGTACGAGTACGACGCGGTGTCGCGCCTGCGCGATTCCCAGCTCGGCGACGACCGCGTGCACGACATCCGCAACTACATCGTCAAGGGCGTGCTGTGGCAGGCCTTCGAGTCCGACCAGCAGGTCGTTCTGCTGATCGACGAGATCGACAAGGCCGACATCGAGTTCCCCAATGACCTGCTGCGCGAGCTCGACCGCATGGAGTTCTACGTCTACGAGACGCGCGAGCTGGTGCGCGCCAGGCAGCGCCCGCTGGTGATCATCACCTCCAACAACGAGAAGGAGCTGCCCGACGCCTTCCTGCGCCGCTGCTTCTTCCACTACATCAAGTTCCCCGACGCCGACACCATGCAGCGCATCGTCGACGTGCACTATCCGGGCATCAAGCGCGAGCTGGTCACGGCCGCGCTGCAGTCCTTCTACGACATGCGCAACCTGCCGGGCCTGAAGAAGAAGCCGTCCACCTCCGAGCTGATCGACTGGCTCAAGCTGCTGATGGCCGAGGACATCCCGCCCGAGGCGCTGCACAGCCCGGACAAGAAGGCGGCCATCCCGCCGCTGCACGGCGCGCTGCTGAAGAACGAGCAGGATGTGCACCTGTTCGAGCGCCTGGTGTTCATGAACCGCGCCAACCGCTGA
- a CDS encoding c-type cytochrome produces the protein MKKLLTVVVLGATAMAAQAQEVKGNVDAAKNKVAMCIGCHGIPGYRASFPEVYEVPLLGGQNAKYIENALKEYQKGDRKHPTMRGIAATLSDQDIADVAAYYAQQKPDSQNNTQK, from the coding sequence ATGAAAAAGCTCCTCACGGTGGTTGTGCTGGGCGCTACCGCAATGGCGGCGCAGGCCCAGGAAGTCAAGGGCAATGTGGACGCCGCCAAGAACAAGGTTGCGATGTGCATCGGCTGCCACGGCATTCCCGGCTACCGGGCTTCGTTCCCGGAAGTCTATGAGGTGCCCCTGCTGGGCGGGCAGAACGCCAAGTACATCGAGAACGCGCTGAAGGAATACCAGAAGGGCGATCGGAAGCACCCGACCATGCGCGGCATCGCCGCGACGCTGAGCGACCAGGATATCGCCGACGTGGCGGCCTACTACGCCCAGCAGAAGCCCGATTCCCAGAACAATACGCAGAAATAA
- a CDS encoding c-type cytochrome, with translation MKSLKTLSLAVSLPLLMAAGSAAAADIAAGKALVEKGNCATCHGADLKSPISPEYPKLAGQHASYLLHALLAYQTSNSPLVGRSNAIMAGQVNANPAVTGKDGKPRPFSHQELQDIAAYIESLPGTLVLKK, from the coding sequence ATGAAATCGCTCAAGACGCTCTCGCTCGCCGTTTCCCTGCCGCTGCTGATGGCCGCCGGCTCCGCCGCGGCCGCCGACATCGCCGCCGGCAAGGCCCTGGTGGAAAAGGGTAACTGCGCCACCTGCCACGGTGCCGACCTGAAGTCGCCCATCAGCCCCGAGTACCCGAAGCTGGCCGGCCAGCACGCCAGCTACCTGCTGCACGCGCTGTTGGCGTACCAGACCAGCAACAGTCCGCTGGTCGGGCGTTCCAATGCCATCATGGCCGGCCAGGTCAACGCGAATCCGGCGGTGACGGGCAAGGACGGCAAGCCGCGACCGTTCTCGCACCAGGAACTGCAGGATATCGCGGCCTATATCGAATCGCTGCCGGGCACCCTGGTCCTGAAGAAATAA
- the aroG gene encoding 3-deoxy-7-phosphoheptulonate synthase AroG — protein MLKNTDDLRIRELKELLPPAHLIREFACSEKASDVIYGARQAMHRILHGMDDRLIVIIGPCSIHDTRAALEYAKLLKEQRDRFAGELEVVMRVYFEKPRTTVGWKGLINDPHMDGSFKINDGLRTARELLLNISEMGLPAGTEYLDMISPQYIADLVSWGAIGARTTESQVHRELASGLSCPVGFKNGTDGNVKIAVDAIKAASQPHHFLSVTKGGHSAIVSTSGNEDCHIILRGGKAPNYDAASVQEACEAIAKAGLAARLMIDASHANSSKKHENQIPVCEDIGRQMAAGDERIVGVMVESHLVGGRQDHVQGTPVENLTYGQSVTDACIGWDDSVKVLETLANAVKARRLAKGSGN, from the coding sequence ATGTTGAAGAACACCGACGACCTGCGCATTCGCGAACTCAAGGAACTGCTGCCGCCCGCGCACCTGATCCGCGAATTCGCCTGCTCGGAAAAGGCATCGGACGTGATCTACGGCGCCCGGCAGGCCATGCATCGCATCCTGCACGGCATGGACGACCGGCTGATCGTCATCATCGGCCCCTGCTCCATCCACGACACCCGCGCGGCGCTCGAGTATGCCAAGCTGCTCAAGGAACAACGCGACCGTTTCGCCGGCGAACTGGAAGTGGTGATGCGCGTGTACTTCGAGAAGCCCCGCACCACGGTGGGCTGGAAGGGCCTGATCAACGACCCGCACATGGACGGCAGCTTCAAGATCAACGATGGCCTGCGCACCGCGCGCGAACTGCTGCTGAACATCAGCGAGATGGGCCTGCCCGCCGGCACCGAGTACCTCGACATGATCAGCCCGCAATACATCGCGGACCTGGTGAGCTGGGGTGCGATCGGCGCGCGCACCACCGAATCGCAGGTACACCGCGAGCTGGCCTCCGGACTGTCCTGCCCGGTCGGCTTCAAGAATGGCACCGACGGCAACGTCAAGATCGCGGTCGATGCGATCAAGGCAGCCTCGCAGCCCCACCACTTCCTCTCGGTGACCAAGGGCGGCCACTCGGCCATCGTCTCCACCTCGGGCAACGAGGACTGCCACATCATCCTGCGCGGCGGCAAGGCGCCCAACTACGACGCCGCCAGCGTGCAGGAGGCCTGCGAGGCGATCGCCAAGGCCGGCCTGGCCGCGCGCCTGATGATCGACGCCTCGCACGCCAACAGCAGCAAGAAGCACGAGAACCAGATCCCGGTGTGCGAGGACATCGGCCGCCAGATGGCCGCCGGGGACGAGCGCATCGTCGGCGTGATGGTCGAGTCGCACCTGGTCGGCGGGCGCCAGGACCATGTGCAGGGCACGCCGGTGGAGAACCTCACCTACGGCCAATCCGTCACCGATGCCTGCATCGGCTGGGACGATTCGGTCAAGGTGCTGGAAACGCTGGCCAATGCCGTCAAGGCACGCCGGCTGGCCAAGGGCAGCGGCAACTGA
- a CDS encoding response regulator transcription factor: MANPSPPRLAAAPPGTLTARERQVLRWLARGKTDRDIASVLGISTRTVQKHLQHVYVKLGVETRTAAVVRGMGWLPADDAADAGCACQASENAL; encoded by the coding sequence ATGGCAAACCCGAGCCCCCCGCGCCTCGCCGCAGCCCCGCCGGGCACGCTGACCGCGCGCGAGCGCCAGGTACTGCGATGGCTCGCCCGCGGCAAGACGGACCGCGACATCGCCAGCGTGCTGGGCATCAGCACGCGCACCGTGCAGAAGCACCTGCAGCACGTCTACGTGAAGCTGGGCGTGGAAACGCGCACCGCCGCCGTGGTGCGCGGCATGGGCTGGCTGCCGGCCGACGATGCCGCCGATGCGGGGTGCGCTTGCCAAGCTTCGGAAAACGCGCTATAA
- a CDS encoding class I SAM-dependent methyltransferase: MAINEEKLNAFMGRFVQDLGAVMHAATVVVGDELGLYKALAEKPMSADALAEKTGTDARYLREWLSAQAASGYVDYDPAADCFSLNEEQAFALAQEASPAFIPGAFQIAVAQFKAIPKMLDIFRNGRGLGWHEHDPALFRGTERFFRPGYAAHLVPEWIPALEGMEARLQAGASVADVGCGHGASTLIMAQAYPASRFHGFDYHEPSIRYAREAAQRAGVADRVSFDVATAKDFDGGAYDLVAVFDCLHDMGDPAGAAAHVWQALRPDGAWMIVEPFANDRLEDNLTPIGRVFYSASTFICTPASRSQEVGLCLGAQAGEARMRAVVEGGGFTRFRRAAETPFNLIYEARP; encoded by the coding sequence ATGGCAATCAACGAAGAGAAACTCAATGCCTTCATGGGCAGGTTCGTGCAGGACCTCGGTGCCGTCATGCACGCGGCCACGGTGGTGGTGGGCGACGAACTGGGCCTCTACAAGGCCCTGGCAGAGAAACCGATGAGCGCCGACGCCCTGGCCGAGAAGACCGGTACCGACGCCCGCTACCTGCGTGAGTGGCTGAGCGCGCAGGCCGCCAGCGGCTATGTCGACTACGATCCGGCCGCCGACTGCTTCAGCCTGAACGAAGAGCAGGCCTTCGCGCTGGCGCAGGAGGCGAGTCCGGCCTTCATCCCGGGTGCCTTCCAGATCGCGGTAGCGCAGTTCAAGGCGATCCCGAAGATGCTGGATATTTTCCGCAACGGCCGCGGGCTGGGCTGGCACGAGCACGATCCGGCGCTGTTCCGCGGCACCGAGCGCTTCTTCCGCCCGGGCTACGCCGCCCACCTGGTGCCGGAATGGATCCCGGCGCTGGAAGGCATGGAGGCGCGCCTGCAGGCCGGCGCCAGCGTGGCCGACGTCGGCTGCGGCCACGGCGCGTCCACCCTGATCATGGCGCAGGCCTATCCGGCCTCGCGCTTCCACGGCTTCGACTACCACGAGCCGTCGATCCGCTATGCGCGCGAGGCGGCGCAGCGGGCCGGCGTGGCGGATCGCGTGAGCTTCGATGTGGCGACCGCCAAGGACTTCGATGGCGGTGCCTACGACCTGGTGGCCGTGTTCGATTGCCTGCACGACATGGGCGATCCGGCTGGCGCGGCGGCCCATGTATGGCAGGCCTTGCGCCCGGATGGCGCGTGGATGATCGTCGAGCCCTTCGCCAACGACCGGCTGGAGGACAACCTGACGCCGATCGGGCGGGTCTTCTACTCGGCCTCGACCTTCATCTGCACACCGGCCTCGCGTTCGCAGGAAGTGGGATTGTGCCTGGGCGCGCAGGCCGGCGAGGCGCGCATGCGCGCAGTGGTGGAGGGGGGCGGCTTCACGCGCTTCCGCCGCGCCGCCGAGACGCCGTTCAACCTGATCTACGAGGCGCGTCCGTAG
- the tldD gene encoding metalloprotease TldD yields the protein MNAGDLGIRNLATAQQLLLTPYGLDEAKLQRVLADIFTHKVDYADLYFQYTRNEAWSLEEGIVKSGSFSIDQGVGVRAVSGDKTAFAYSDEISLAALSQAAAATRTIGRAGSGRVKVAGALSSQGGRDLYTPNDPLDSMSASDKVALLERIERMARAKDPRVVQVMAGLAGEYDVVLVARGDGVIAADVRPLVRVSVTVIAEQGGRREIGSSGGGGRYAYGYFSDELLQKYVDEAVSSALVNLEARPAPAGAMTVVLGPGWPGVLLHEAVGHGLEGDFNRKGSSAFAGRMGERVAAKGVTVVDDGTLANRRGSLNLDDEGNPTQCTTLIEDGILRGFMQDTLNARLMKMPVTGNARRESYAALPMPRMTNTYMLNGDRDPQEIIASVKRGLYAVNFGGGQVDITNGKFVFSASEAYLIEDGRITAPVKGATLVGNGPESLKDVTMIGNDMRLDSGVGVCGKDGQSVPVGVGQPTLRIENMTVGGTA from the coding sequence ATGAACGCCGGCGATCTCGGAATCCGCAACCTGGCCACCGCGCAGCAGTTGCTGCTGACCCCTTACGGCCTCGACGAGGCCAAGCTGCAGCGCGTGCTGGCCGACATCTTCACGCACAAGGTCGACTATGCCGACCTGTATTTCCAGTACACCCGCAACGAGGCCTGGAGCCTGGAAGAAGGCATCGTCAAGTCCGGCAGCTTCAGCATCGACCAGGGCGTGGGCGTGCGCGCCGTGTCGGGCGACAAGACCGCCTTCGCCTACTCCGACGAGATCAGCCTGGCCGCGCTGAGCCAGGCCGCGGCGGCCACGCGCACCATCGGCCGCGCCGGCAGCGGCCGCGTCAAGGTGGCCGGGGCGCTGTCCTCGCAGGGTGGACGCGACCTCTATACGCCCAATGATCCGCTCGACTCCATGAGCGCCAGCGACAAGGTCGCCCTGCTCGAGCGCATCGAGCGCATGGCCCGCGCCAAGGACCCGCGCGTGGTGCAGGTCATGGCCGGGCTGGCTGGCGAATACGATGTGGTACTGGTGGCACGCGGCGACGGCGTCATCGCCGCCGACGTGCGTCCGCTGGTACGCGTCTCGGTGACCGTGATCGCCGAGCAGGGCGGGCGCCGCGAGATCGGCTCCTCCGGCGGCGGCGGTCGCTACGCCTACGGCTACTTCAGCGACGAACTGCTGCAGAAGTACGTCGACGAAGCGGTTTCCTCGGCCCTGGTCAACCTGGAGGCGCGTCCCGCGCCGGCCGGCGCGATGACCGTGGTGCTGGGCCCGGGCTGGCCCGGCGTGCTGCTGCACGAGGCCGTCGGCCACGGCCTGGAAGGCGACTTCAACCGCAAGGGCTCGTCCGCCTTCGCCGGCCGCATGGGCGAGCGCGTCGCGGCCAAGGGCGTCACCGTGGTCGACGACGGCACGCTGGCCAACCGGCGCGGCTCGCTGAACCTGGATGACGAGGGCAATCCGACCCAGTGCACCACGCTGATCGAGGACGGCATCCTGCGCGGCTTCATGCAGGACACCCTCAACGCGCGCCTGATGAAGATGCCGGTGACCGGCAACGCGCGCCGCGAAAGCTACGCCGCGCTGCCGATGCCGCGCATGACCAACACCTACATGCTGAACGGCGACCGCGACCCGCAGGAAATCATCGCCAGCGTCAAGCGCGGCCTGTACGCGGTCAATTTCGGCGGCGGCCAGGTCGACATCACCAATGGCAAGTTCGTCTTCTCGGCGAGCGAAGCCTACCTGATCGAGGACGGCAGGATCACCGCGCCGGTCAAGGGCGCCACGCTGGTGGGCAACGGCCCCGAGTCGCTCAAGGACGTGACCATGATCGGCAACGACATGCGGCTCGACTCGGGCGTGGGCGTGTGCGGCAAGGACGGCCAGAGCGTGCCCGTGGGCGTCGGCCAGCCCACGCTGCGCATCGAGAACATGACGGTCGGCGGCACGGCCTGA
- a CDS encoding carbon-nitrogen hydrolase family protein, translated as MSTPNLFRVAAVQTVSGTSLEANLARAGALIDEAARGGAELVLLPEYFCLMGLRETDKVALRERDGDGPVQRFLADAARRHGIWLVGGTLPLWCEDPARVYNTSLAYDPRGERVARYDKIHLFGFTRGSESYDEGRSILAGTQPVRFDAPCGPVAMSVCYDLRFPELYRSLARGDGVNLILMPAAFTYTTGQAHWEILLRARAIENQCYVLAAAQGGRHENGRRTWGHSMLVDPWGEVLAMLPEGEGVVSGTIDPARLAEIRQNLPALRHRVL; from the coding sequence ATGAGTACCCCCAACCTATTCCGCGTCGCCGCGGTGCAGACCGTCAGCGGTACCTCGCTCGAGGCCAACCTGGCCCGCGCCGGCGCCCTGATCGACGAGGCCGCCCGCGGCGGCGCAGAACTGGTGCTGCTGCCGGAGTACTTCTGCCTGATGGGCCTGCGCGAAACCGACAAGGTGGCGTTGCGCGAGCGCGATGGCGACGGCCCGGTGCAGCGCTTCCTCGCCGACGCCGCGCGCCGGCACGGCATCTGGCTGGTGGGCGGGACGCTGCCGCTGTGGTGCGAGGATCCGGCACGCGTCTACAACACGTCGCTGGCCTACGATCCGCGCGGCGAGCGCGTCGCACGCTACGACAAGATCCACCTGTTCGGCTTCACGCGCGGCAGCGAGAGCTACGACGAAGGCCGCTCCATCCTGGCCGGCACGCAGCCGGTGCGCTTCGACGCGCCCTGCGGCCCGGTCGCCATGTCGGTCTGCTACGACCTGCGCTTCCCCGAGCTGTACCGCTCGCTGGCCCGCGGCGACGGCGTCAACCTGATCCTGATGCCGGCCGCCTTCACCTACACCACGGGGCAGGCGCATTGGGAAATCCTGCTGCGCGCCCGCGCCATCGAGAACCAGTGCTACGTGCTGGCTGCCGCACAGGGCGGCCGGCACGAGAACGGGCGGCGCACCTGGGGCCATTCGATGCTGGTCGATCCCTGGGGCGAAGTGCTGGCGATGCTGCCCGAGGGCGAAGGCGTGGTCAGCGGCACCATCGATCCGGCGCGGCTGGCGGAGATCCGCCAGAACCTGCCTGCGCTGCGCCACCGCGTGCTGTAG
- a CDS encoding YhdP family protein, protein MSSRTPPPAERSATGSAAGPHDNAAGLPGGMRALGRLLAEWRAHPLWPGLGRALVRLALVLALLALALGLLIRFVLWPQAGAARQWLEDRASATVAAHVTIGRLDTYWDGWHPAFRAGNLRILDDDGHLLLAAGNIDGALSWHSLFGMDLRFTRVAAQQTDLLVRRTPAGKLLVAGMPVDPSSDRSNDNRFLDWLMSQGRVELDSGKLRWLDDHARLPQLDVGDIRLSVRRDGAHHLLRLEAHSAALSPQPLVVQADIRHEYLHRAGDWRTWYGQASWNVARLQLPVVQRYLSLFQHVADGSFSCDGSIEFRAGAIVRSQARLRASAVDLQLAGAPEPLRLANAQAFLLHRADRQGNHQLTIDTLLWQPPAGESAAAPGGTDASWREGMRKVTVNWATGSKGELRKFSLKAPSLDLNPVRALAGSLPLDSGVLRQLRALQPAGHIDNLDASWSRDHPGLLNRRATGTHYAVQGTLRDVSLRSQPVAQPAGGHIAGLPGFAHLSGNFSFDERQGSARLESTGATLSLPGVFEDPDLPFDQLSGEFRWSRDGGRLQVRTSGVRFANADVAGTVRGSWQAGGESQAGIADLSGELARAQIARIPRYLPLGLPGDTRHYLGGALAGGEAANVKFLLHGDLTHFPFHGAPHDKAGDFRVEVPVQQMRYQIAPHQPAPGGGPAWPLFTDISGQLLFERGALSFVAERGGVQGVPGVVLHNVSGQIADLSDRGHLLLEGAASGPLQSFLRFIAASPLHGWTGHATADARGQGNGELKLKLDLPLTDSSHARIDGQFRLPGNDVVLAPALPPLSGASGTIAFSEKGFQLDNVRGRMLGGEVRASGGSQPDGSVRVVASGNASAAGIREAMAGTALARLAGRLDGGAGYNAVIGVRDGQTQVQIGSDLAGMALGLPAPLGKSAAAAVPLRFELRPAAGRAEQQEMLLQYGALLNARYLLKRDANDALVVQSGGIGVQQAAPAPASGVSAALALEHFDLDAWRSALGEIGGQGGGQGGSTPAGGPSGYLPERLAVRARTLHVLSRDLDDVTLDISRQDNGWGFQVDSRQIAGALSWRPRAGTPSGALRLRLTRLDIPDAADAGKAADAIATNIDELPAIDLVADHFELRGRDFGKLEMKAQSGNADGEPVWTLEQLKIEQPAATLDGRGSWRLPRRLRGGDEQAARRTQLSFELDIRNAGALLDRMGLPHTLRDGRGKLEGRVGWLGSPLSMDYPSLSGQLSLQLDNGQILAVEPGAARLLGVLSLQGLLRIATLDFRSLSGQGTVFDTISGNGTIANGIGTISDFRLKGSQLNATMTGSADLLRETQDLRVAVVPRINATSTSVAAAFVNPALGIGTLAAQLLFADEFSKAFTQHYHIIGSWANPQIDKVEDNRAPYHKPSDRP, encoded by the coding sequence ATGTCCAGCCGCACGCCCCCTCCCGCAGAGCGCTCCGCCACCGGCAGTGCCGCGGGCCCGCACGACAACGCGGCCGGCCTTCCCGGCGGCATGCGCGCACTCGGCCGCCTGCTGGCCGAGTGGCGCGCCCACCCGCTCTGGCCCGGCCTGGGGCGCGCCCTGGTGCGCCTGGCCCTGGTGCTGGCGCTGCTGGCCCTGGCACTCGGCCTGCTGATCCGCTTCGTGCTGTGGCCGCAGGCGGGCGCCGCGCGCCAGTGGCTGGAAGACCGCGCCTCGGCCACGGTCGCGGCCCACGTCACCATCGGCCGGCTCGACACCTACTGGGACGGCTGGCATCCCGCCTTCCGCGCCGGCAACCTGCGCATACTCGACGACGACGGACACCTGCTGCTGGCGGCCGGCAATATCGACGGCGCCCTGTCCTGGCACTCGCTGTTCGGCATGGACCTGCGCTTCACCCGCGTCGCCGCCCAGCAGACCGACCTGCTGGTGCGGCGCACGCCGGCCGGCAAGCTGCTGGTCGCCGGCATGCCGGTGGACCCGTCCAGCGACCGCTCCAACGACAACCGCTTCCTCGACTGGCTGATGAGCCAGGGCCGCGTGGAGCTGGACAGCGGCAAGCTGCGCTGGCTCGACGACCATGCCCGCCTGCCGCAGCTCGACGTCGGCGACATCCGCCTCAGCGTCAGGCGCGACGGCGCGCACCACCTGTTGCGGCTGGAAGCGCACTCCGCGGCATTGTCGCCGCAGCCGCTGGTGGTGCAGGCCGACATCCGCCACGAATACCTGCACCGCGCCGGCGACTGGCGCACCTGGTACGGCCAGGCCAGCTGGAACGTCGCCCGGCTGCAGCTGCCGGTGGTGCAGCGCTACCTGAGCCTGTTCCAGCACGTCGCCGACGGCAGCTTCAGCTGCGACGGCAGCATCGAGTTCCGCGCCGGCGCGATCGTGCGCAGCCAGGCACGCCTGCGCGCCAGCGCGGTGGACCTGCAGCTGGCCGGCGCACCGGAGCCGCTGCGGCTGGCCAACGCGCAGGCCTTCCTGCTGCACCGCGCCGATCGCCAGGGCAACCACCAGCTCACCATCGACACGCTGCTGTGGCAGCCCCCGGCCGGCGAAAGCGCGGCGGCGCCGGGCGGCACGGATGCAAGCTGGCGCGAAGGCATGCGCAAGGTCACGGTCAACTGGGCCACCGGCAGCAAGGGCGAGCTGCGCAAGTTCTCGCTGAAGGCCCCCAGCCTGGACCTCAACCCGGTGCGGGCGCTGGCCGGCTCGCTGCCGCTCGACAGCGGCGTGCTGCGCCAGCTGCGCGCGCTGCAGCCGGCCGGGCATATCGACAATCTCGACGCCAGCTGGAGCCGCGACCACCCGGGCCTGCTGAACCGCCGCGCCACCGGCACCCACTATGCCGTGCAGGGCACCTTGCGCGACGTCTCGCTGCGCAGCCAGCCCGTGGCTCAGCCGGCCGGCGGCCACATCGCAGGCCTGCCGGGATTCGCGCACCTGTCCGGCAACTTCAGCTTCGACGAACGCCAGGGCAGCGCCCGCCTCGAAAGCACCGGTGCGACGCTGAGCCTGCCGGGCGTCTTCGAGGATCCCGACCTGCCCTTCGACCAACTGAGCGGCGAGTTCCGCTGGAGCCGCGACGGCGGGCGCCTGCAGGTGCGCACCAGCGGCGTGCGCTTCGCCAATGCCGACGTGGCCGGCACCGTGCGCGGCAGCTGGCAGGCCGGCGGCGAGAGCCAGGCCGGCATCGCCGACCTGTCCGGCGAACTGGCCCGTGCGCAGATCGCACGCATCCCGCGCTACCTGCCGCTCGGCCTGCCGGGCGATACCCGCCATTACCTGGGCGGCGCGCTGGCCGGCGGCGAGGCGGCCAATGTCAAGTTCCTGCTGCATGGCGACCTGACCCACTTCCCGTTCCACGGCGCCCCGCACGACAAGGCCGGCGATTTCCGCGTGGAGGTGCCGGTGCAGCAGATGCGCTACCAGATCGCCCCGCACCAGCCGGCGCCGGGCGGCGGCCCGGCATGGCCACTCTTCACCGATATTTCCGGCCAGTTGCTGTTCGAGCGCGGCGCCCTCTCCTTCGTCGCCGAACGCGGCGGCGTGCAGGGCGTCCCCGGCGTCGTGCTGCACAACGTCAGCGGCCAGATCGCCGACCTCAGCGACCGGGGCCACCTGCTGCTGGAGGGCGCTGCCTCCGGGCCGCTGCAGTCCTTCCTGCGCTTCATCGCCGCCAGCCCGCTGCACGGCTGGACCGGACATGCCACCGCCGACGCGCGCGGCCAGGGTAACGGCGAGCTGAAGCTGAAGCTGGACCTGCCGCTGACCGACTCCAGCCACGCCAGGATCGACGGCCAGTTCCGCCTGCCCGGCAACGATGTGGTGCTGGCACCAGCCTTGCCGCCGCTGTCCGGCGCCAGCGGCACCATCGCCTTCAGCGAGAAGGGATTCCAGCTGGACAATGTACGCGGGCGCATGCTCGGCGGCGAGGTGCGCGCCAGCGGCGGCAGCCAGCCGGACGGCTCGGTACGCGTGGTCGCCAGCGGCAATGCCAGTGCCGCCGGCATCCGCGAGGCGATGGCGGGCACGGCGCTGGCCCGGCTGGCCGGCAGGCTGGACGGCGGCGCGGGCTACAACGCCGTGATCGGCGTGCGCGACGGCCAGACCCAGGTCCAGATCGGCAGCGATCTCGCCGGCATGGCGCTCGGCCTGCCCGCGCCGCTGGGCAAGAGTGCCGCGGCCGCGGTCCCGCTGCGCTTCGAGCTGCGCCCGGCCGCCGGCCGCGCCGAGCAGCAGGAAATGCTGCTGCAGTATGGCGCGCTGCTGAATGCGCGCTACCTGCTGAAACGCGACGCCAATGACGCGCTGGTGGTCCAGTCCGGCGGCATCGGCGTCCAGCAGGCGGCGCCGGCTCCCGCCAGCGGCGTCTCCGCCGCGCTGGCGCTCGAACATTTCGACCTCGACGCCTGGCGCAGCGCGCTCGGCGAAATCGGCGGTCAGGGCGGCGGCCAGGGTGGCAGCACCCCGGCCGGCGGCCCCTCGGGCTACCTGCCCGAACGCCTGGCGGTACGTGCCCGCACGCTGCACGTGCTGAGCCGGGACCTCGACGATGTCACGCTCGACATCAGCCGCCAGGACAACGGCTGGGGCTTCCAGGTCGACTCGCGCCAGATCGCCGGCGCCTTGAGCTGGCGGCCGCGCGCCGGCACCCCGTCCGGGGCGCTGCGCCTGCGCCTGACGCGGCTCGACATCCCCGACGCGGCCGATGCCGGCAAGGCCGCCGACGCGATCGCCACCAATATCGACGAGCTGCCGGCGATCGACCTGGTCGCCGACCATTTCGAGCTGCGCGGGCGCGATTTCGGCAAGCTGGAGATGAAGGCGCAGAGCGGCAATGCCGATGGCGAGCCGGTATGGACGCTGGAACAGCTCAAGATCGAGCAGCCTGCCGCCACCCTGGACGGCCGCGGCAGCTGGCGCCTGCCCCGGCGCCTGCGCGGCGGCGACGAACAGGCCGCGCGCCGCACGCAGCTGAGCTTCGAGCTGGATATCCGCAATGCCGGCGCCCTGCTCGACCGCATGGGCCTGCCGCACACGCTGCGCGACGGCCGCGGCAAGCTGGAAGGCCGCGTCGGCTGGCTCGGCTCGCCGCTTTCGATGGACTACCCCAGCCTATCGGGCCAGCTGTCGCTGCAGCTGGACAACGGCCAGATCCTCGCCGTCGAGCCGGGCGCGGCGCGCCTGCTCGGCGTGCTCAGCCTGCAAGGGCTGCTGCGCATCGCCACGCTCGACTTCCGCAGCCTGTCCGGCCAGGGCACCGTGTTCGACACCATCTCCGGCAACGGCACCATCGCCAACGGCATCGGCACCATCAGCGATTTCCGCCTCAAGGGCTCGCAGCTCAATGCCACCATGACCGGCTCGGCCGACCTGCTGCGCGAGACCCAGGACCTGCGTGTGGCGGTGGTACCGCGCATCAACGCCACCTCGACCTCGGTGGCGGCCGCCTTCGTCAATCCGGCACTCGGCATCGGCACGCTGGCGGCGCAACTGCTGTTCGCGGACGAGTTCTCCAAGGCCTTCACGCAGCACTACCACATCATCGGCAGCTGGGCCAACCCGCAGATCGATAAAGTGGAGGACAATCGGGCTCCGTACCACAAGCCATCCGACCGCCCCTAG